A section of the Oryza sativa Japonica Group chromosome 1, ASM3414082v1 genome encodes:
- the LOC4323844 gene encoding uncharacterized protein, with protein sequence MAKLPIVGRSAPRKPNESMRLLVVTVIGVMLGFFIGISFPAVSITKLHFPSSIVSYIEDKNSALTAQAILNHAWTAARNAKGNDTESSSDTAMKIYVPTNPRGAESLAPGIVVPESDFHPRRLWGNPDEDLPFKPKYLVTFTVGISQKENINRAVKKFSDNFAILLFHYDGRVSEWDEFEWSKRAIHVSVRRQAKWWYAKRFLHPDIVASYEYIFIWDEDLGVEHFNAEEYIKLVKKYQLEISQPGLEPDRGLTWQMTKRRGDHQVHKETEERPGWCTDPHLPPCAAFVEIMAPVFSRDAWRCVWHMIQNDLVHGWGLDFALRRCVDPAHEKIGVVDSQWIVHQVVPSLGNQGQSEHGRAPWEGVRERCRKEWGIFQTRIAEAEKSYYEMMGVPPPNVTFVH encoded by the exons ATGGCCAAACTTCCAATAGTTGGTCGCAG TGCACCTCGCAAACCCAACGAAAGCATGAGGCTTCTTGTAGTAACAGTTATTGGGGTGATGTTAGGTTTCTTTATTGGAATTTCGTTCCCAGCAGTTAGCATAACAAAG CTTCACTTCCCATCTAGTATTGTTTCGTACATAGAAGACAAGAACTCAGCATTGACAGCTCAAGCGATACTAAATCATGCTTGGACAGCTGCTAGGAATGCAAAGGGAAATGATACTGAATCAAGCTCAGACACTGCCATGAAG ATTTATGTACCAACAAACCCCAGAGGAGCAGAGAGCCTGGCACCTGGTATTGTTGTACCAGAGTCCGATTTTCATCCACGCAGGTTATGGGGAAACCCAGATGAG GATCTACCCTTCAAACCGAAGTACCTTGTTACTTTCACTGTCGGAATTTCGCAGAAAGAGAACATAAATAGGGCAGTCAAGAAG TTTTCTGATAATTTTGCTATCCTGTTATTTCACTATGATGGTCGGGTGAGTGAATGGGATGAATTTGAGTGGTCAAAGCGAGCTATACATGTTAGTGTACGGAGGCAAGCGAAATG GTGGTATGCCAAAAGATTCTTACACCCTGATATCGTGGCATCTTATGAGTACATATTTATCTGGGACGAGGATCTTGGAGTTGAGCATTTTAACGCAGAGGA GTACATTAAACTTGTCAAGAAATATCAGCTAGAAATCTCACAACCTGGTTTAGAGCCAGATCGGGGATTGACATGGCAGATGACCAAAAGAAGAGGGGATCACCAGGTTCACAA GGAGACAGAGGAGAGACCAGGCTGGTGCACTGACCCTCATCTTCCACCTTGTGCTGC CTTTGTTGAAATAATGGCCCCGGTGTTCTCCAGAGATGCATGGAGATGTGTATGGCATATGATTCAG AATGACTTGGTTCATGGATGGGGTCTTGATTTCGCTCTCAGAAGATGTGTAGAT CCTGCACATGAGAAAATCGGTGTCGTTGATTCCCAATGGATTGTACATCAAGTGGTTCCTTCTCTTGGGAACCAG GGGCAGTCAGAGCACGGGAGGGCACCGTGGGAAGGG GTAAGGGAACGTTGTCGGAAAGAATGGGGAATTTTCCAGACGAGAATTGCGGAGGCAGAGAAGTCATATTACGAGATGATGGGCGTCCCCCCACCAAACGTAACATTTGTCCACTAG
- the LOC136356316 gene encoding protein MAIN-LIKE 2-like: MARFALVQRAPHLPLEPLAHHRNTGPTKRWLLQFTVEQLQAEADEYSYSHCLEAYLLWLFGWVMFCGGHGHAVDKGLVHYAKSIADAAVGEVPQWSWGSALLAALYRGLCEACTKTDPSTTFGGCPLFLSIWAAERIASGRPEVDQHAYEESLYAERPEVDYPTMGTLWCRRQCRGYPGSCAVGSVHTLHQGPDVLDDYGSDGLRHLS; encoded by the exons ATGGCACGTTTCGCACTAGTACAGCGCGCACCGCATCTCCCGCTCGAGCcgttggcacaccaccgcaacaccggacctacgaagaggtggctgcttcagttcacc GTCGAGCAGCtacaggcggaggccgacgagtactcctacagccactgtttggaggcgtacttgctctggctttttggctgggtgatgttctgtggcggtcacgggcacgcggtcgacaagggactcgtgcactacgccaagagcatcgccgacgccgcggtaggcgaggtgcctcagtggagctggggttccgcgTTGTTGGCGGCTCTGTACCGTGGCCTTTGTGAGGCTTGCACGAAGACGGATCCCAGCAcgacctttggtgggtgccctctctttctttctatctgggcagctgagaggattgcgagcggccgccctgaggtggaccagcacgcatacgaggagtcactgtacgcggagcgaccagaggtcgactaccctacgatgggtactctgtggtgccgtcgtcag tgccgcggctacccaggctcgtgcgccgttgggtctgtccacactctgcaccaGGGACCAGACGTACTAgatgactacggttccgatggtcttcgacatctgagttga
- the LOC4323841 gene encoding pentatricopeptide repeat-containing protein At3g48250, chloroplastic — protein sequence MAPPPPPTAFSRLRRLFSTAAATATAPTPESVLYSLRTLSKDPSVALAFFRRSQAGGHPLGSAAYNLMLRTLASHPTSAHSHFWPFLRDMNDAGHSIDQGTYLAALASFKKASLTADYASLTAHYAKAQEDAKGGTPTSAAADAVRALEDGSDSDASAELDEKLEGVDLPLTETAVARVLREVRDHPIKALAFFRWAGRQIGYKHGSVSYNAMVRVLGREESMREFWDLIQEMKADGIHVDIDTYVKLSRQFQKRHMLTEAVELYELMMDGPYKPSKQDGPVLIRRIALGPSPDLELVYRVVRKFEAVWEFKTKDVFDGIHRALTSNGRFDEAAEIVKRMKGEGHQPDNITYSQLIFGLCKANRFDEARKALDEMEAEGCVPDLKTWTMLIQGHCAAGEVEKALQYFTEMVEKNLEADAALLDVMVKGLCSDDKIDASYAFFVEMVDKANLSPWQGTYKHIIGELLRVKKLEEALGLLRSMKARKFPPFADPFPTHIAKYGTFDDARQFLKALTVNNKYPSPTAYLHVFKSFFTEGRYSEAQDLLYKCPFHIRKHPDVTELFESIKVESESAA from the coding sequence atggcgccgccgccgccgcccaccgccttctcccgcctccgccgcctcttctccaccgccgccgccaccgccaccgccccgaCCCCGGAATCCGTCCTCTACTCCCTCCGCACCCTCTCCAAGGACCCCTCCGTCGCGCTCGCCTTCTTCCGCCGCTCCCAGGCCGGCGGCCACCCGCTGGGATCCGCCGCCTACAACCTCATGCTCCGCACCCTCGCCTCCCACCCCACCTCCGCGCACTCCCACTTCTGGCCCTTCCTCCGCGACATGAACGACGCCGGCCACTCCATCGACCAGGGCACCtacctcgccgccctcgcctccttCAAGAAGGCCAGCCTCACCGCCGACTACGCCTCCCTCACCGCCCACTACGCCAAGGCCCAGGAGGACGCCAAGGGTGGGacccccacctccgccgccgccgacgccgtccgtGCCCTCGAGGATGGCTCGGATTCGGATGCTAGCGCGGAGCTCGACGAGAAGCTGGAGGGCGTCGACCTGCCGCTAACGGAGACCGCCGTGGCCAGGGTGCTCCGGGAGGTGAGGGACCATCCGATCAAGGCTCTAGCCTTCTTCAGGTGGGCGGGGCGTCAGATTGGGTACAAGCACGGTTCGGTGTCTTACAATGCCATGGTGAGGGTGCTCGGGCGAGAGGAGTCCATGCGGGAGTTCTGGGACCTCATCCAAGAGATGAAGGCCGACGGGATTCATGTCGATATCGACACCTATGTGAAGCTCTCGAGGCAGTTCCAGAAGCGCCACATGCTCACGGAGGCCGTGGAGCTCTATGAGCTCATGATGGATGGTCCTTACAAGCCATCGAAGCAGGATGGTCCGGTGCTCATCAGGCGCATTGCTCTGGGGCCTTCGCCGGACCTTGAGCTGGTCTATCGTGTGGTTAGGAAGTTCGAGGCGGTGTGGGAGTTCAAGACTAAGGATGTTTTTGATGGCATCCATAGGGCGCTGACGAGTAATGGGAGGTTTGATGAGGCTGCCGAGATCGTGAAGAGGATGAAAGGCGAAGGTCATCAGCCAGACAATATTACGTATAGCCAACTGATCTTTGGGCTCTGCAAGGCAAACAGGTTTGATGAAGCTCGCAAAGCGCTTGATGAAATGGAGGCTGAAGGGTGTGTCCCCGACTTAAAGACTTGGACCATGTTGATCCAAGGTCACTGTGCGGCTGGGGAGGTGGAAAAGGCCCTGCAGTACTTCACGGAAATGGTTGAGAAGAATTTGGAGGCAGATGCGGCTTTGTTGGATGTAATGGTGAAAGGTCTCTGTAGCGATGATAAGATTGATGCGTCGTATGCTTTCTTTGTTGAGATGGTAGACAAGGCCAACTTGAGCCCTTGGCAAGGCACTTACAAGCATATAATTGGTGAATTGCTGAGGGTAAAGAAACTTGAGGAGGCTCTGGGTCTCCTGAGATCAATGAAAGCACGCAAGTTCCCACCTTTTGCAGACCCATTCCCTACTCACATCGCCAAGTACGGGACATTTGATGATGCAAGGCAGTTTCTCAAGGCCTTGACGGTGAATAACAAGTACCCATCACCCACTGCCTATCTGCATGTTTTCAAGTCATTTTTCACAGAGGGAAGATATTCAGAAGCTCAGGATTTACTGTATAAATGCCCTTTCCATATCCGCAAGCATCCTGATGTCACCGAGTTGTTTGAATCAATAAAAGTTGAAAGTGAGAGTGCGGCTTGA
- the LOC4323843 gene encoding protein DEHYDRATION-INDUCED 19 homolog 5 yields MEVEASYSYGFLPSGRHQPYAPPPPHPAEEGELWEYFPCPFCYIEVEVPFICNHLQEEHCFDTRNAVCPLCADNIGRDMGAHFRVQHSHLLKRRKPSRPSSSWPTPSNNSDPYFEGPPQYMMNNRTYQDPAPDPLLSQFICSMAQTDTNSDNTNTEIAVSAVSHDQRLSQRVTLTDDASKLELKERLQRIEFVKEIIMSTIL; encoded by the exons ATGGAGGTTGAGGCTTCCTACAGCTATGGCTTCCTTCCTTCAGGCAGGCACCAGCCTTATgcaccacctcctccccaccctGCAG AGGAAGGCGAATTGTGGGAGTACTTTCCATGCCCTTTCTGTTACATCGAGGTTGAGGTGCCCTTCATCTGCAACCATCTTCAGGAAGAGCATTGCTTTGACACCAGAAATGCT GTGTGCCCGTTGTGCGCCGACAATATAGGGAGAGACATGGGTGCCCATTTCAGAGTTCAACACTCACATCTTCTCAAG AGAAGGAAACCTTCTAGGCCCAGCAGCTCATGGCCTACACCCTCCAACAATTCAGACCCCTACTTTGAGGGGCCTCCACAGTATATGATGAACAACAGGACATACCAAGATCCTGCACCTGATCCACTGCTCTCCCAATTTATCTGCAGCATGGCTCAAACTGACACTAACTCGGATAACACAAACACTGAAATTGCAGTTTCAGCAGTCTCACATGATCAGAG GTTGAGTCAGCGTGTGACTCTGACTGATGATGCATCCAAGCTGGAACTCAAGGAAAGGTTGCAAAGAATCGAGTTTGTCAAGGAGATAATCATGTCGACAATTCTTTAA